The genomic window CCCAACACACTGATGGTAGCCATCACTTCTGTAGTTACCAGCTGAGCCCTTGGCTGCTCACCTGCTCCAGGAGAGCAGTAGAACAGATTTTGGCCCCTCTAAGTGctctctctgcaggctgctctccagctcaggTAGTCCTTTAAACCAGCATGCAAGCAGCTCTCTTTAACACCACTCTTCATGCCATCAGATAAGTCGGCTTACCTGGTTCACACGCGGGGATCTACCAGCCAAGAAAGACCTCGCAGTCAGCCCTTGCCCTGATGCTGCCAAAGGAGTGTGTGAAACTgagtgcccagctctccagcttgaTCTAAGCCTTGCTTCTGAAAATAGTTCAGAAGATAAGAAATGTAAGTGCTCCGAGTCCTCCTCAGTCCTCCCCACacctaaccacccccaggcacTACCCAAAGGCTTTGAAGACAAAGAAATGTTACTTCCTCTGGATGTAACCTGAGGGCcaggtggtgacctggcagtggtaCCTAAGCAGCAGTTTACCTTCTTTTCCATCTCTTGATGGCACTTCCATGTTCTTGAAatccaggaggagctggatgGGACACAGAGAGCCATGCCCAGTAGCGACTGGTGCTGCACGCACCCGGTGCAAGGACAACTGGTTGTAAAAGGGGAGGGTGGAGGCAAAAAACattccccccccactccccacaCTTATGTTCATGGAATTCCATTTGTGTTTTTCAGCGATGGTTTCGGGTCGACTCTAGCAGCAGGGAGATCCCAGAGCCCTGGGCGGAGTTCTTGACAGATCAGTGAAGGAGGATTTACATTAATTAAAAGTTGTGCTTGTCGGTGTTTAGGTACAAACACGTAGCCGCTCGTCCTGCGTTCCCCAGCCGCCACTGCCATCACCTGGTTGTGCCATCACTTGGCTGTGCCAGGCCTGGGGCGCTCTTTGTgtcactgcctgctcctttgAGCTACTGCCTGCTCCTTTGAGCTAGAAAGAGCCGCTGAGAAGATCAGTGAGGTGATGAGTTATGGCGCAGCTCTCCCGTCCGCTGCGAAGTCGgtcgaggccttgagcaacctgggctagtgggaggtgtccctgcccatggcaggggggttggaactggttgatctttaaggtcctttccaacccagtctCTGGATCTATGAAGTTTCATGTTTGGTGTGAGTGCTGCCCTCCCAAAGTTCAGTTGTCTAAGCCCAGCATCACACCAGTGGTGGGGAAATGCAGTTTCCACGTGTACCgtggagcagccctgaagagaccTGAGCACCTGCTTGCAAGAGGCAGCTGATGGCCACCACACCAGCTACAGCTCAGCTCTTAGGCTTAGTCTGCTGTTGCTGTCCCTTAAAACATTTGAGAAGAGCAGAAGTTGAGCTCAGAGCTGAAGGGAAGAATGGAattggtgctccagcccctagAGATGGTAACCAAAGGGCTTCCTCCCCTGCAGTGTAGCTAAGCGCAGTTGTTTGAAGAGCACAGGGATGTGTTTGCATCCAAACCCTTTGAACAGGACCACACTGCCACACTCCTGGGACTGGTTTTGTTGGTGAGATTGATGCCTCATCATGGACTTGTCTTTTTAGGTCCaaccaacagcagcaaaaggagcTCCAAGCTGATGACAGCcctcctgtggctctgtgggatGGAGCGCAGAGAGGAGAGCACTGAGAACGCGGCGCCCGCTCAAGCTGAGCCACCTCCCCTGGCTTCCCTGGAGGAGAAGCCACTGGTGAAGCACATCCTGAACGTCAACCTGCTCTTGTGTGTCTGTTCTGGGGTCTTCCTCTGGGCCTACTTTGCATAGCAGTTGGCTCTTCCATTCCCCCTGACAGCAACTAATCTTAATTGgtgtaaataataataattagcaGAGGGTTAATATAAATCTCAATGCTTTCTAAATTCTATTCCTTTATTTAAGAAGACAGAGCCTCCTCCCTGATCCTTTCCTTATTTCTGATGGGGGGGGGTCTAGCAGTGAAGGGTGTTAAGCACTCAGCACCCTCAGACCCAAAATGGCACCACCATGATGGGTGTAAGAGCTAAGGAAGGCAGCTGGGTGGAATGGGCTTGTTTGGTTTAGTGAAATATTTACTGTTACTCTTTGGGGACGGAGCACTGCCTGGAGTTCAGGAAGTCTGGATTCTCTTCCTATTTATGCCTCTATAACCACCCTCAACCACCTGGCTCCCCTTTGGTTCAGCTCCTTGGCCCTGGAGGGGTGAGCAACATCTCCAAATGCCCAGAGGAAGACCAGGGTCTGTTTGTGCTGTCAGTGAGGGGGTCAGAAGCTGTGTGCAATTAGTGCTGATGGGCTTGttaaccctgctgccagctcttggGGCCTGCCTGCACTGGGCTGGCCACTGAGCTGAACCTGACCAACCTTGGCACCTAGCATGGgaaccaccccaaaaccatcATCAGGACCACCTGAAGGACCTAAATCAGCCCAAGCATGCCAGGTGGTGTCAGAGGAGAGGCAGCCAGCGACACTCCCTTTGCTCCTGAGGAGAGCCCAgcactctgcagccttcctgcttgTCTTGAGATGTCTGAAGATCAGGGAAGTTCTCGTCCTCCTCGACTCTGGCCTACTGAAGCCACAGCTGGGGTCctaggtccagttctgggctcctcagttcaagagagacaaggaactgctggagagagtccagtggaggctacaaagatgctgaggggcctggagcatctctgtgaggaggcaaggctgagagactctggggctgttgagcctggagaagagcagcccctgaggggatctgatcagtgctcagcaaggtCAAGAGGCTGCGGCCAGActctgtcagtggtgcccagcgataggacaaggggtttAATGTCCAGacgggttgtggagtctttctTCTCTGGCCacggtgctgctgggcaagctgctgtgggtgccctgcttttgcaggggggttggactggatgagctccagagctcccttccaccggCACCACGCTGGGATTTCCTCCTGGGCCGGGGCTAAGAACCACCTTCCCCTAACGCCCTGCCCCGGGGGTGGCCGAGGCGGACCAAGATGTGACCCGGCCGGCGGCTGGCCCCCGGGGCTTTGTGTAGCCGCAGATAAAACTCATTAAAGAgcgagagctgctgcctgcctgcgctgtgtggggctggggctggctgcgtGTGGGCTGGCTGCGGCCGTGCGCGGgctccccaggggctcctcagggGCTCCCCAGGGGCTCCCCAGGGCCCCTCGCGGGCCGCTGGCAGGCCCCGGGCCCCGCGGGCGCCATGTCGGAGCAGGCTCTGGGGCCGAGCCGGCAGCGCGCCCAGGACTCCGCGGCACCGGAGCGCCAAACCCTGCTGGCCGTGCGGCAGCGGCAGCTGAAGCCGGTGGggaagcggcggcggggccggggccgggctgcTCGCCGGGGGCCGGGCGGGGCGAGCCCGGCCTgtgccttcctctccttccctccccgcAGAACCGCTTCCcgctccacaggctgctggtggtggcccGGCTGGGTGAGGGGGTGTCGGCTGCGACGGTGGCAGGTGGGTGGCCGGCCcgcaggggacaggctgagcGCCGCGGCTCGGGCCGGGACCCTCGGGCGGCGGAGCGGGGGCAGGGGCGGGAACCGCCGCGGCCACCGGTTCCCCGCGCTGGGCCAccgggagcccagctgctgcccgcCCCGCTGGTGCTTTGATGGCCTTGAGTACCTCAAATGTAGGAGCAGAGCACCTGCAAAACCTCGGGAGTAacgaggggcagtggtggggctggactggatgatctccaggggtccttGCCAGCCCCTacccttctgtgactctctgatgtGAGCCTGGTAGTAGCCCAGAAAATGAGAATATCCTCCTTTGTTAAGCCATTTTCCCAACCtcacccattctgtgattctatacaaAGAAAATTGTCACATGGGAATCCTTCCTATTCAGCTACGAGAAACCCCCAGAGAGTCTTGATTTTGAGGGTCTGGTAGCGATTTTGCACCCAGCTTTAGAGAATCAgggaactgtttcagttggagacTTGATTTCGAAGCTCTGATAGTGATTTTGCCCCCAGCTTTAGAGAATCAgggaactgtttcagttggagacTTGATTTCAAAGCTCTGATAGTGATTTTGCCCCCAGCTTTAGAGAATCAgggaactgtttcagttggagacttgatttcaaaggtctGATAGTGATTTTGCCCCCAGCTTTAGAGAATCAgggaactgtttcagttggagacTTGATTTCGAAGCCCTGATAGTGATTTTGCCCCCAGCTTTAGAGAATCAgggaactgtttcagttggagacttgatttcaaaggtctGATAGTGATTTTGCACCCAGCTTTAGAGAATCAgggaactgtttcagttggagacTTGATTTCAAAGCCCTGATAGTGATTTTGCCCCCAGCTTTAGAGAATCAgggaactgtttcagttggagacTTGATTTCAAAGCTCTGATAGTGATTTTGCACCCAGCTTTAGAGAATCAgggaactgtttcagttggagacTTGATTTCAAAGCTCTGATAGTGATTTTGCCCCCAGCTTTAGAGAATCAgggaactgtttcagttggaaatgatctctcaggtcatcaaacccaaccaccaccacgGCTATTAGACCATGTtttgaagtgccatgtccacatgttttttttggacacctccaggtgtGACTCTCTCAGCTAAAAGATGCCagatcagagagtcacagccTGGTTTGtgtgggaagggacttccaagctcatccagtccaatccctctgcagtcagcaggggcatctccaaccatagcaggttgctcagagccccaaacaatctgacctgcaatggttccagagctggggcatctaccacctctccagccaacctgagccaggctctccccaccctcagtgtctcAGATTTCTTCCCACTGCTTTCTTTGATGGATGAGATGCCTCAGGTCGGTTCCTTCGCTTTCTAACTGCCAGTGTCAGCTGGTGCCAGCCAGGATTCCACAGGCAAGACTTCTGAAAGTGCTCCACATTTGGGGCTTTCACATGCCATAACCTACAACCACAACAATGTAAGCAGTGTGAGGATGTTCAGAGATAACAAACCCTAAAggcaagtttaggctccagCTACTGGAAAGGTGCAGGTTTTGGTGCGTTTTAAGAGCCAGCATGAATGGGGTTGGTGCTACATCAAGAGACCCCCACAGCAGCAATGCCTTCATGCTTCCTCTGAAGTGTGTGTGACTTCTGTGCAAGGCACAGAACAGagcacccagagctggctggctggctccaTCACAACAAACTGGTTGTCAAACTGccagtttttttcttttgaaacaaGGTTATTACAGAGAACTGTTTGAAAACATCATAGAAGATCCCTCAGGAGAAGACATCTCaggtctgctgcttctccatcccAGCTGTATTTTTCACCTAGTAGAGGTAAGTTCCATAAATTCCTAGAGGGATCAAGTAACCTTGATTAATTTTGGTAGACATTTGGCTTTTGACTACAAACACAAAACTATTTAGTtaaaagatgtccctgctgactgcagggggttggactaggtgacctttaaaagtcccttccaactcaaaccagtcTATGCTCTGGAACCCTCCacagaggaaggacatggacctgctggagtgtgtccagaggaggccacaaggatgatcagaggctatggggacaggctgagggaactggggttgtacagcctggagaaggatccaggtagaccttagagcagccttccagtacctgaaagtggctacaagaaggttgcagagggactgtttgcaaaggcctgcagtgatagaacaagggcgACGGTTTGGAGTGAgaacagagcagatttagattggatgtgaggaacaagttctgcaccatgagggtgctggaacactgcagcaggttgcccagggaggtggttgaggacccatccctggagctcttCAATATGAGGCCTGACAAGGTTCTGATCATCCTGCTGTCCatggtggctgcaggggggttggactggatgacctttgggggtcccttccaacccaaaccattccaggattctatggtCTGTTGCTCCACCCATAGGTTTAAAGGCCTTGATAATGCTGTGGTAGGTTCAGGAGCTTACCTGTGGCCTTGACTCCAACCAGTGCTTCAGACAAGTGCCCCAGAACATGATTCTGACAGACATGATGGGATGACCATGCAGTCCTCAGTGCCTGAGACCCAAAGGgaagcccaggcagggcagctgaggaATGACTTTAATACACAGAAATTGTTTTGCAATATGCAGCTGTGTGCAAActctgccctctcctctgcagtcctgcagcagcaccatccATCTCATCATCCAAGATTTAGCCTCTCTCCAGAGTCAAGGCCACAGGTAAGTTTCACATCACCTTGAGTGGAATGAAATTCTAACAGGTGGTAGGATACATCCCTAAGGCTAAGCATCACCATGGTTATGGCAAGCTTGCATTCTCCTGTTGGATACCTCAGAGTagcactggatgacctttggaggtgccttccaacccaacccatgctatGACCTATTTTtgctggaggcaggcagcagatcccagcccagccctctgcaCTGGTGTCCAGGACACCAAGGCTTCCACTGCCCACATCCTTCATAGGCTTTAGAAACCAGGACAATTCCTTCCTTAGGGATCAGCTGTAGGATTTCTGGATCCTGCTTTGTAACCACCTGGAGATGCTCACACTGGAATTCCAGAAACTCTCTTTTGAGCCTTAGTCAGTGTCTTCCAGTCTCCTACTTGCCATTTTGACACCAGTCCCACAGAATTCAGCCAGTTCTGATCTCTACCTTCTCCCAAGTGTCTCTGTAGGGCCATGGATGGATTCCCTGACATCCAGGTTCATGGAAGCTGATCATTTTCTTCCTTGCTAATGACCTCAAATCAGAGCAAGCTACCCCTGCATTTGCttgccacctccctgctgctctcctgctcgtTTCTCACTCTCACATCCCACCAGACCCCTGCACAGTGTCCTGGGGAATGATTGGAAAAGGTttctgctggctggggctcctgcctggggtCACCGTGCTGTGTCCTTACACACAGCTCTAGGAATGCAACCCCCAGTCCCTGCTGTACTTGAGGATGGAGTTCCCTCTCTTTCCACACAGTGCTTTACTCCAGGATATTAAAGTCCTCGTGGTGGCACACAACATCCccaccaggctgtgcccagacTGGTACGCAGCAACAGCGCCAGCTGCCGTGCCACAGCCACGGGGCTCCCCACCAGCGGAGTCCACAGCAGAGGTGGTGGCAGAGTGCCTTGCCCTCCTACCCCAAATGGCAGCCTGCATTCAGAGTTCTGAGGTAAGCTTCACTAACTAAGCAATTTCCTTTGTTTACCCCCCAAACcacaaagcaggcaggcagccacccCTGTCCTGCCAGCGGCCTTCACAAGCACAGACACCTGGGCAGCTTCCGGAAGTAGTGTTAATGCATCACAGAACCTCATTATTTTACTTCAGGTTTCTTTCTAGACCTCTGCAGGGTTCTTTGATTAACCAACTGCTCCAACACAGCTTCAAGTCAGGTGAAAGTGGCTGACACCTTACACTGCCTCTTGCCATTGCTGGGCTCTCCTAGATCAGGTGGTTGGTGAAATGGGGGAGGAAatccagccctgctttgggcAACCTTCACTTtgtgtcccagccccctgctctgaTTGTAACCACACTGAAATGTGCTGTTTGTTACCAAGGATGACAGTGAGGACATGGATGAGAGTCTGCACACTCTGGCACCTGAGCTGCTGATCCCAGCAGAGACAGTTGCCTACTTGTGTCATGCTGAAGAATGTTCAAGTCCAGAAGATTTCCTGAGGATGTATTTAAGTCCTACACAAGTTGTCTTGGATTCAGGTACACATCAAATTTAGTCACAGAACAAGGATCTGGGGCTCCTACCCTTGAAATTTGAGTTAGAAGTTTGTTACAAGTACTTGGTGTAGTGACAGAGGAAAGCAGGACTACACCCACTGACAGAGGTCACTGTCCCTGCTAAGAGATGTCTGAACAGGACAGACATCCTGTTCAGCCAGGGGGAACAGGGCAGCCACTGGGATTTCAGACTAGGAAGCTAGCAACTACAATAGAGCCTGTCACCAAGTGCAGTGTGTCTTGGCAGGACAAAAGGAAGCAGTCTCAAGgtggcccagggcaggtttaggttggacacaaggaacaGACCCttaagggttgtcaaggcctggcccaggctgcccagggcagtggtggagtccccatccctggaaggatttcaaagctgtggagatgtggtgctgagggccatggcttagtggtgaccaggcagtgctggggtaagggttggacttgatcttaaaggcctcttGCAGCCtaattctgattctgtggttacAGACTTTACAGGTTAAGTAAATGAACACAACTGGTTATATGCATGTTACCTGAATTAACTAGTTTCCTCTCCTTGCAGAGACTGTGTGGCCTGTTCCCTCTCATTTGTTTGCATGACACAGGCTGCATCCAGTGTCCCCTTTGCAGCTGGACTCATTTCTGTGTAGCATCTTCACCCCCAGAACTCTTCCACCAAGGGTCTGTAAGAGAATGAGCTGAGCCACGAGCCCgggggcacagctgtgccccctCCAGGGtgcctgctggaagcagcaccACTCACAAATGCAATAAAAGATGCCTTCAGTTGACAAAAGACAATCTTTAATCTTATAAATGTTCACCCAGCTGATGAATCCAAACAGTTCTTCAAAGGTCCTTCAAAACTCAACCGTTTGCAATACAAAGCACaacacctccccctccctcccccctcccccccaccccctactCCCACAAGCTTCATCCTGAAACAGCTGCAAGTTTCACATAAAGAAAAGCAGGCTTGGTTAATACAAATAAGTGTTGGGTACTGATGGTTAAGTAGCACTGAAATGATTAAAGATACAGTAGGGTTCCTTCTACAGCTGACAGTCCTTCAAGGCACTAGATCCATCCACAGTTTCAGCAGGGTGACTGAGAACCAGCAGTCACCACACCAGCACTCAggcatttgtttctttttggttcTCAAAGGAAATCTGCAGCAAATCAGTGAGGGAATGTCTCTTGCAGGGCACCTCCTTGTAACCTCTAAGAACTAGACAGAAAAGGTCTAACCGTGCCATTACAAAGGATATCTCCATGATACATGCACTTTAAACAGCTATGGTCTGCTCCTTATCCTGTAGGGACTCCTGCTCACACCagctgtagcagcagcagcagcagcaattacaCTTCCTATGCAAGGTTCTGCAGTGACTGATTCCTTCCAGCCAAGGCTTTGAAAACCATTGTTGAGACACAGATCATTCAGCTTCTTCTGAACGGCTTCCATCGCTCTGCCCGTGAGGCACAGGTCCCAACTTCTCCACCCTTCTGCCAGATCATCAAAAGAAGCTTTTCACTGTTAGGTCTGTTGGTTTTCCCACCAGGAGAGGAACCTGTCCCAGGTTGGAGAGTTTCCACTACAGAGCAGTGCTTTCCGTGTCATTGTCCAGGTCGAGTGTGAGGTGGTTGTGCAGCTCTTTGCTCGCTGTCTCTGCAGGAAGCTCTGAAGAAGGGTTTGGAAGTGGTTCTTGAATACTGGAATTAGAGTCTGCACACAAAATGGAACAGCAAGGTTAGCAGGCTGGACACTGACATCACTCTCTAGTGTGTTTGTGGTGGGCTTCcttagaaagaaaagagagaggaaaagatcaACAAAGGCGTTCAGAACGGAGGGCTGgctcctctctgggcacctgGACACAGAAAGGCTGAGCCAGACTCAAAAGCTGAAGAGGTGTTTCTCCTACAAACCTCTGCTTTAGTCCTGGGTATAACAGGAGACATCTCTTGCTGAAGAATGGCAGAGAGCAAGTTAAGCTTTAGGCTcagcttcctctccaggctttcACATCAAAACACAATGATCACTCAACAACAAAATGTGACACCTCAATCAGCAGCCAGGTGACCACCATCTAGGACTTTCAGAAGCAAGAGGAATGTGGATGGTGTCAAAAGGAGGCACTGTCCCAGGAAATGCTCCAAACCCCATGCTAGCTAAACCCCTCTCCTGGCTGTAACACAGCACATTATGTTCTTTGCCACTTCTGGGCAGGGGAATGTTGTCCAAGCCAAGGCATACAAAGACCTC from Dryobates pubescens isolate bDryPub1 chromosome 4, bDryPub1.pri, whole genome shotgun sequence includes these protein-coding regions:
- the TEX47 gene encoding testis-expressed protein 47, with the protein product MSEQALGPSRQRAQDSAAPERQTLLAVRQRQLKPNRFPLHRLLVVARLGEGVSAATVAGYYRELFENIIEDPSGEDISGLLLLHPSCIFHLVESCSSTIHLIIQDLASLQSQGHRMEFPLFPHSALLQDIKVLVVAHNIPTRLCPDWYAATAPAAVPQPRGSPPAESTAEVVAECLALLPQMAACIQSSEDDSEDMDESLHTLAPELLIPAETVAYLCHAEECSSPEDFLRMYLSPTQVVLDSETVWPVPSHLFA